One genomic region from Ralstonia pseudosolanacearum encodes:
- a CDS encoding OmpA family protein, producing MREDIDGGVEASAPIWAAFGDLMSVLLGAFVLILVSVIAVQLELSSRLEREVKQRQMEAQRRKTLEQALAGPLAAGRVTLVNGRIGISGSVLFALNSDQLQPEGLELLKSLAGPLSAYLRSRDEILMVSGFADDQQVHAGNRRFADNWELSAKRALTVTRTLIDAGIPGASVFAAAFGSEQPVSSNADDAGRAKNRRVEIAPVPRPSTAAGDHHG from the coding sequence ATGAGGGAGGACATCGACGGCGGCGTGGAGGCGTCCGCGCCGATCTGGGCCGCATTCGGCGACCTGATGTCGGTGCTGCTCGGCGCCTTCGTGCTGATCCTGGTCAGCGTCATCGCCGTCCAGCTGGAGCTCTCGTCCCGGCTCGAGCGCGAGGTCAAGCAGCGGCAGATGGAGGCGCAGCGCCGCAAGACGCTGGAACAGGCGCTCGCGGGGCCGCTGGCGGCTGGGCGCGTGACGCTCGTCAACGGACGCATCGGCATCAGCGGCAGCGTGCTGTTCGCGCTGAATTCCGATCAGCTGCAGCCCGAGGGCCTGGAGCTGTTGAAGAGTCTGGCGGGGCCGCTGTCCGCCTACCTCAGATCGCGCGACGAAATCCTGATGGTGAGCGGCTTTGCCGACGACCAGCAGGTGCATGCCGGCAACCGTCGCTTTGCCGACAACTGGGAACTGTCGGCCAAGCGCGCGCTGACGGTGACGCGCACGCTGATCGACGCGGGCATCCCCGGCGCATCGGTCTTCGCGGCCGCGTTCGGCTCCGAGCAGCCCGTCAGCTCGAACGCCGACGACGCAGGGCGGGCGAAAAACCGGCGCGTGGAAATCGCCCCGGTCCCGAGGCCGTCGACGGCCGCCGGAGACCACCATGGATAG
- a CDS encoding DUF802 domain-containing protein, giving the protein MSRPHLPFAVFFAGLAALCWIAVGYAGANPLALAVTLLIGAGYLTGAIELHRYRQATATLARAATGLSAPPPELGAWLDQLHPGLRSAVRLRIEGERVALPGPALTPYLVGLLVLLGMLGTLLGMVVTFKGTGAALESAADLQAIRASLAAPIQGLGFSFGTSIAGVSTSAMLGLLSALCRRERLQAAQALDAQIATTLRRHSHAHQREETLALLRRQAEAMPLLVDRLQAMMTTLEQQNQASAERQIASQQAFLGQTEAAYARLASSVGQSLQDSAADSARTAGAALQPVVEATMAGLAREAASVQETVKQAVRHQLDSLSTGFDTTAANVADIWSRALAAHRQSNETLAEQWRTSLDQLTSAFDQRSASLLEGISARLETTAGSVSQAWTEALSRQDQTHEALTGQHRRALEAATATFEQHAATLQRTLHQSHEDLQTGLASRDEQRLAAWTDTLGSMAATLRQEWEQAGAHTARHQQAVCETLARTAHDISARTQAHASDTIAEISRLVQAASEAPKAAAEVIGELRQKLADSMVRDTEMLDERSRLLATLETLLDAVNHASTEQRSAVDGLISTSADLLDRVGTRFADKVEAEGGRLGTAAAQVTGSAVEVASLGEAFGAAVQLFGESNGQLVAHLQRLEAALDKSLARSDEQLAYYVAQAREVIDLSVLSQKQILEDMQRLADQRAPIGAEAA; this is encoded by the coding sequence ATGTCCAGACCTCATCTTCCTTTCGCTGTCTTCTTCGCCGGCCTGGCCGCCCTGTGCTGGATCGCCGTGGGCTACGCCGGTGCAAACCCACTGGCACTGGCCGTCACATTGCTGATCGGCGCCGGATACCTGACCGGCGCGATCGAACTGCACCGCTACCGGCAAGCCACGGCCACCCTGGCACGCGCCGCGACCGGCCTGTCGGCGCCGCCGCCCGAGCTGGGCGCCTGGCTCGACCAGCTGCATCCCGGCCTGCGCAGCGCGGTGCGCCTGCGCATCGAGGGCGAGCGCGTGGCCCTGCCCGGGCCTGCCCTGACGCCGTACCTGGTCGGCCTGCTAGTGCTGCTGGGGATGCTGGGCACCCTGCTCGGCATGGTGGTGACCTTCAAGGGCACCGGCGCGGCGCTGGAAAGCGCAGCGGATCTGCAGGCGATCCGCGCCTCGCTGGCCGCGCCGATCCAGGGCCTGGGCTTTTCGTTCGGCACCTCGATTGCGGGCGTGTCCACCTCCGCCATGCTGGGCCTGCTCTCCGCCCTGTGCCGGCGCGAGCGGCTCCAGGCGGCCCAGGCGCTCGACGCGCAGATCGCCACGACGCTGCGCCGCCACTCGCACGCCCATCAGCGCGAGGAAACCCTCGCGCTGCTGCGGCGGCAGGCCGAAGCGATGCCCCTCCTGGTCGACCGGCTGCAAGCAATGATGACGACCCTGGAGCAGCAAAACCAGGCCTCGGCCGAGCGGCAGATCGCCAGCCAGCAAGCCTTCCTCGGCCAGACCGAGGCGGCCTATGCCCGCCTCGCCTCGTCCGTGGGGCAATCGCTGCAAGACAGCGCCGCCGACAGCGCGCGCACCGCCGGCGCGGCGCTGCAGCCGGTCGTGGAGGCCACGATGGCGGGCCTCGCGCGCGAGGCGGCATCGGTGCAGGAGACGGTCAAGCAGGCGGTCCGGCATCAGTTGGACAGCCTGTCCACCGGCTTCGACACGACGGCCGCCAACGTGGCCGACATCTGGAGCCGGGCGCTGGCAGCACATCGGCAATCGAACGAGACGCTCGCCGAGCAATGGCGCACCTCGCTGGACCAGCTGACCTCGGCCTTCGACCAGCGCTCGGCCAGCCTGCTGGAGGGCATCTCCGCCCGCCTGGAAACCACGGCGGGCAGCGTGTCGCAAGCGTGGACCGAGGCACTGTCGCGGCAAGACCAGACCCACGAGGCACTGACCGGCCAGCATCGGCGCGCCCTGGAGGCCGCCACGGCCACGTTCGAGCAGCACGCAGCCACGCTGCAGCGCACGCTGCACCAGTCGCACGAAGACCTGCAGACCGGACTGGCCTCGCGGGATGAGCAGCGGCTGGCCGCCTGGACCGACACCCTCGGTTCGATGGCCGCGACGCTGCGCCAGGAATGGGAGCAGGCCGGCGCGCACACCGCGCGCCATCAGCAGGCCGTCTGCGAGACGCTGGCCCGCACCGCGCACGACATCTCGGCCCGGACGCAAGCGCACGCGAGCGACACGATCGCCGAGATCTCCCGGCTCGTGCAGGCCGCCTCGGAGGCCCCCAAGGCGGCGGCCGAAGTCATCGGCGAGCTGCGCCAGAAGCTCGCCGACAGCATGGTCCGCGACACCGAGATGCTGGACGAGCGCAGCCGCCTGCTGGCAACCCTGGAGACCCTCCTCGATGCCGTGAACCACGCGTCTACCGAGCAGCGCTCCGCCGTCGACGGGCTGATCTCGACCTCGGCGGATCTGCTCGATCGCGTCGGCACCCGGTTCGCGGACAAGGTGGAGGCCGAAGGCGGACGGCTCGGCACCGCTGCCGCGCAGGTCACCGGCAGCGCGGTCGAGGTGGCCAGCCTGGGCGAAGCCTTCGGCGCGGCCGTGCAACTGTTCGGCGAATCGAACGGCCAACTGGTCGCGCACCTGCAGCGCCTCGAAGCCGCGCTGGACAAATCCCTCGCGCGCAGCGATGAGCAGCTCGCCTACTACGTGGCGCAGGCCAGGGAAGTCATCGACCTGAGCGTGCTGTCGCAGAAGCAGATTCTCGAAGACATGCAGCGCCTTGCCGACCAGCGCGCGCCCATCGGAGCCGAGGCGGCATGA
- a CDS encoding NADPH-dependent FMN reductase produces MSNLNIGVIVGSLRKASFNRQLAHALVGLLPADATATLIGIGDLPLYNQDLDGNLPDSVQRFKAEVAGVDALLFVTPEYNRGMPGVLKNAIDWGSRPYGQSVWGGKRAAIAGASPGSIGTALAQAQLRNVLSAVGVQILPLPEVFFHYAGEPFDAQGGVTEARTRQFLQGFVDRFVQWAGQARA; encoded by the coding sequence ATGAGCAATCTGAATATCGGTGTGATCGTCGGCAGCCTGCGCAAGGCTTCGTTCAACCGTCAACTGGCGCACGCGCTGGTCGGGCTGCTGCCGGCGGACGCCACGGCAACGCTGATCGGCATCGGCGATCTGCCCCTCTACAACCAGGACCTGGACGGCAACCTGCCCGACAGCGTGCAGCGGTTCAAGGCCGAGGTGGCCGGCGTGGATGCCCTGCTGTTCGTCACGCCGGAATACAACCGCGGCATGCCGGGCGTGCTGAAGAACGCGATCGATTGGGGTTCGCGGCCGTACGGCCAGAGTGTGTGGGGCGGCAAGCGCGCGGCGATTGCCGGGGCGTCACCGGGGTCGATCGGCACCGCACTCGCGCAGGCGCAGTTGCGCAACGTTCTGTCGGCGGTCGGCGTGCAGATCCTGCCGTTGCCGGAGGTCTTCTTTCACTACGCGGGGGAGCCCTTCGATGCCCAGGGCGGGGTGACGGAGGCGCGGACGCGCCAGTTCTTGCAGGGGTTTGTCGACCGATTCGTCCAGTGGGCGGGCCAGGCGCGCGCCTGA
- a CDS encoding DUF2894 domain-containing protein, which yields MDSAGTHARAMLDAWRARGADRLDPVRFHVIEALDRRAAGHSGEARRILDARLSGLLEDYAERERMAHDAGQTGAAASPAQPARGALADLLDHIASRAPASGDSLHAARTAHAAGSLGAYPELKTLDYFRETWSTVSTERQLRQALDQVPKNAGPLHSSSLVHRSLLLMQALSPAYLKHFLSYVDALSWMEQMSGDTAPASRDAPRPVSPRKGVRARPR from the coding sequence ATGGATAGCGCCGGGACGCACGCGCGCGCCATGCTCGACGCCTGGCGCGCACGCGGCGCCGACCGCCTGGACCCGGTCCGCTTCCATGTCATCGAAGCGCTGGACCGGCGCGCGGCGGGCCACAGCGGCGAGGCACGGCGCATCCTGGACGCCCGGCTGTCCGGGCTCCTTGAGGACTACGCCGAGCGCGAACGCATGGCGCACGACGCCGGCCAGACAGGCGCCGCGGCCTCGCCAGCCCAGCCCGCGCGCGGCGCGCTTGCCGACCTGCTCGATCACATCGCCAGCCGCGCGCCGGCCAGCGGCGACAGCCTCCATGCCGCCCGCACCGCACATGCCGCGGGCAGCCTCGGCGCCTATCCGGAACTGAAGACACTCGACTACTTCCGGGAAACCTGGTCCACGGTCAGCACCGAACGGCAGTTGCGCCAGGCGCTGGACCAGGTCCCGAAAAATGCCGGTCCCCTCCATTCGAGCAGCCTCGTGCATCGGTCGCTCCTGCTGATGCAAGCGCTGTCGCCGGCCTATCTGAAGCACTTCCTGTCTTACGTCGATGCCTTGTCGTGGATGGAGCAGATGAGCGGCGATACCGCCCCGGCCAGCCGCGACGCGCCGCGACCGGTCAGCCCCCGGAAAGGCGTGCGCGCCAGACCGCGCTGA
- a CDS encoding cation:proton antiporter yields the protein MHPDTPLLSTIIGGIVLAFVLGTIAQRLRLPPLVGYLCAGVVAGPFTPGFVADQSLAPQLAELGVILLMFGVGLHFSMKELLAVKSIAIPGAIGQIALATLMGMGLAWLLGWAWGPGLVFGLALSVASTVVLLKALEDRGIEGSHEGHIAVGWLIVEDLVMVVTLVLLPALAGVLGGAGSTAVGWLDVTEVLAITLGKVVAFAALMLVVGRRVIPWMLERIVRTGSRELFRLGVLATALGVAYGATVLFGVSFALGAFFAGMVLAESEFSQRAAEESLPLRDAFAVLFFVSVGMLFDPRVLIDDTWAVLGTVLIVVLGKSLAAFAVVRAFGHPARTALTISASLAQIGEFSFILIGLGIGLEILPARARGLLLAAAILSILLNPLMFALIDRLKREVPAEPAPAD from the coding sequence ATGCACCCAGACACCCCGCTTCTCTCCACCATCATCGGCGGCATCGTGCTGGCCTTCGTTCTCGGCACGATCGCGCAGCGCTTGCGGTTGCCGCCGCTGGTGGGCTATCTGTGCGCGGGGGTGGTGGCCGGGCCGTTCACGCCCGGCTTCGTGGCCGACCAGAGCCTGGCGCCGCAGCTGGCCGAGCTGGGCGTGATCCTGCTGATGTTCGGGGTGGGGCTGCATTTCTCGATGAAGGAGCTGCTGGCCGTCAAGTCCATCGCCATTCCCGGAGCCATCGGGCAGATCGCGCTGGCGACGCTGATGGGCATGGGGCTGGCCTGGCTGCTGGGCTGGGCGTGGGGCCCGGGCCTGGTGTTCGGGCTGGCGCTGTCGGTGGCGAGCACGGTGGTGCTGCTCAAGGCACTGGAAGACCGCGGCATCGAGGGCTCGCACGAGGGCCATATCGCCGTCGGCTGGCTGATCGTCGAAGACCTGGTGATGGTGGTGACGCTGGTGCTGCTGCCCGCGCTGGCCGGCGTGCTGGGCGGCGCCGGCAGCACCGCGGTGGGCTGGTTGGATGTGACCGAGGTGCTGGCGATCACGCTGGGCAAGGTGGTGGCCTTTGCCGCGCTGATGCTGGTGGTGGGCCGCCGCGTGATTCCGTGGATGCTCGAGCGCATCGTCCGGACCGGCAGCCGCGAACTGTTCCGCCTGGGCGTGCTGGCGACCGCGCTGGGCGTGGCCTATGGGGCGACGGTGCTGTTCGGCGTGTCGTTCGCGCTGGGCGCCTTCTTTGCCGGCATGGTGCTGGCCGAATCCGAATTCAGCCAGCGCGCGGCCGAAGAGTCGCTGCCGCTGCGCGATGCGTTTGCCGTGCTGTTCTTCGTGTCGGTCGGGATGCTGTTCGATCCGCGCGTGCTGATCGACGACACCTGGGCGGTGCTCGGCACGGTGCTGATCGTGGTGCTGGGCAAGTCGCTTGCGGCGTTTGCCGTGGTGCGCGCCTTCGGCCACCCGGCCCGCACGGCGCTGACGATTTCCGCCAGCCTGGCGCAGATCGGCGAATTCTCGTTCATCCTGATCGGCCTGGGGATCGGCCTCGAGATTCTGCCGGCGCGGGCGCGGGGCTTGTTGCTGGCGGCGGCCATCCTGTCGATCCTGCTGAACCCGCTGATGTTCGCGCTGATCGACCGCCTCAAGCGCGAGGTGCCGGCTGAACCGGCGCCGGCCGACTAG